In the Malus domestica chromosome 16, GDT2T_hap1 genome, one interval contains:
- the LOC103403499 gene encoding small ribosomal subunit protein bS1c-like, translating to MASLAQQFTGLRCSPLSTSRLSKPSIRPKQNKMPGLLPIVSAAVISNAQTKERLKLKEIFEDAHERCRTAPMEGVSFTLDSFYNALEKYDFNSEIGTKVRGTVFNIDNNGALVDITAKSSAYLPLQEACIHKIKSVEEVGIVPGVREEFVIIGENEADDSLILSLKSIQYDLAWERCRQLQAEDVVVKGKVVGANKGGVVAVVEGLRGFVPFSQISTKSTAEDLLEKEIPLKFVEVDEEQSRLVLSNRKAMADNQAQLGIGSVVIGTVQSLKPYGAFIDIGGINGLLHVSQISHDRVSDIATVLQPGDTLKVMILSHDRERGRVSLSTKKLEPTPGDMIRNPTLVFEKAEEMAQTFRQRIAQAEAMARADMLRFQPESGLTLSSDGILGPLTSDLPVEGLDLSDVPPAEVTD from the exons atggCGTCTCTGGCTCAGCAATTCACAGGCTTAAGATGCTCACCGCTCTCAACCTCGCGGCTCTCGAAGCCCTCAATCCGTCCCAAGCAAAACAAAATGCCGGGTTTGCTCCCCATCGTCTCCGCCGCGGTCATCTCGAATGCGCAGACCAAAGAGCGCCTCAAGCTGAAGGAAATCTTCGAAGACGCCCACGAACGGTGTCGTACAGCCCCCATGGAAGGCGTCTCTTTCACTCTCGACTCCTTTTACAACGCTCTTGAGAAGTACGACTTCAATTCTGAGATTGGAACTAAG gtgaGGGGGACAGTTTTCAATATAGATAACAATGGAGCATTAGTTGACATTACTGCAAAGTCTTCAGCATACTTGCCTTTGCAAGAGGCATGCATTCACAAAATAAAGAGTGTAGAAGAAGTGGGCATAGTTCCCGGAGTGAGAGAGGAATTTGTGATTATAGGTGAAAATGAAGCTGACGACAGCTTGATCTTGAGCTTGAAGTCCATCCAGTATGACCTTGCGTGGGAAAGATGTAGACAGCTCCAAGCTGAGGATGTTGTTGTCAAGGGTAAG GTTGTTGGTGCGAACAAAGGTGGAGTGGTGGCTGTGGTGGAAGGCCTTAGAGGTTTTGTTCCTTTCTCACAGATATCAACA AAATCAACCGCAGAAGATCTTCTTGAAAAGGAGATTCCTCTGAAGTTTGTGGAGGTTGATGAAGAACAGTCTAGGCTTGTTCTCAGTAACCGCAAGGCCATGGCAGACAACCAAGCACAGCTTGGAATTGGATCAGTTGTCATTGGAACGGTCCAGAGCCTGAAGCCATATGGTGCCTTTATCGACATTGGTGGAATCAATGGTCTTCTTCATGTTAGCCAGATCAGTCATGACCGAGTCTCAGATATTGCAACAGTTCTCCAACCTGGTGACACTCTCAAG GTCATGATATTGAGCCATGACCGTGAGAGAGGCCGTGTAAGTCTATCTACCAAGAAGTTAGAACCTACTCCTGGTGACATGATCCGCAACCCAACACTTGTTTTCGAGAAG GCGGAGGAAATGGCACAGACATTCAGGCAGAGAATTGCTCAAGCAGAAGCTATGGCTCGTGCGGACATGCTCCGTTTCCAACCAGAG AGCGGATTAACCCTCAGCTCCGACGGAATCTTGGGTCCTCTTACTTCAGACTTGCCAGTAGAGGGTTTAGATTTGAGCGATGTGCCTCCGGCTGAAGTGACTGACTGA
- the LOC103403498 gene encoding uncharacterized protein isoform X1 produces the protein MVKVRMNTADVAAEVKCLRRLIGMRCSNVYDISPKTYMFKLMNSSGVTESGESEKVFLLIESGVRLHTTQYVRDKSNTPSGFTLKLRKHIRTRRLEDVRQLGYDRIVLFQFGLGANAYYVILELYAQGNVILADSDFMVMTLLRSHRDDDKGVAIMSRHRYPVEICRVFERTTAEKLQEALTLSKEPDNNEPVKDLEGGNIVPDAPKEKKGKSKGGKPAESSKSTGDAKAKQATLKNVLGDALGYGPALSEHIILEAGLIPNTKVSKENKLDDNAIQLLVEAVAKFEDWLHDVISGDKIPEGYILMQKNSGKSGPPSEPGSSVQIYDEFCPILLNQFKSREHVEFETFDASLDEFYSKIESQRAEQQQKAKESSATQKLNKIRVDQENRVHMLRKEVDQCVKMAELIEYNLDDVDAAIVAVRVALAKGTSWEDIARMVKEEKKYGNPVASLIDKLQLEKNCMTLLLSNNLDEMDDDEKTLPADKVEVDLVLSAHANARRWYELKKKQESKQEKTVTAHEKAFKAAEKKTRLQLSQEKAVASISHMRKVHWFEKFNWFISSENYLIISGRDAQQNEMIVKRYMSKGDLYVHAELHGASSTVIKNHRPDQPVPPLTLNQAGCFTVCHSAAWDSKIVTSAWWVHPHQVSKTAPTGEYLTVGSFMIRGKKNFLPPHPLIMGFGLLFRLDESSLGSHLNERRVRGEEEGTDDVDEIGPLEEVSDSESENKTAEEKLAEESKTAPDSSIHITKPDLKDPSENGLLRSNAETKDSHEISMKDRKALSDADISVNGVSSVTPELEDLIDRALGLGSTAMSAKKYQIDTSPVGLVAEPNVEENKATGRDKPHISKAERRKLKKGQTGCAHEEQAEVQNEKLKHDSSVSQPEKEVHEKKPSGGKTSQSKLHNVSFSQTEKEVHDKKPSSGKASRGQKGKLKKMKEKYADQDEEERRIRMALLASAGRVKKNGESQNETSAPAEDKKPSPEDAPKICYRCKKVGHLSRDCPEHQDGTLHSHANGGVEDDPPVDLDKSTSEVDKVTMEEDDINEIGEEEKEKLNDVDYLTGNPLSSDILLYAVPVCGPYSSVQSYKYHVKIVPGSVKRGKAAKTAMNLFSHRPEATVREKELMKACTDPELVAAIISNVKITSAGLSQLKQKQKKVKKSSSKAK, from the exons ATGGTGAAGGTCCGGATGAACACCGCCGATGTCGCCGCCGAGGTCAAGTGCTTGCGGCGGCTCATCGGCATGCGCTGCTCCAACGTGTACGATATCTCCCCCAAG ACGTATATGTTCAAGCTTATGAACAGCAGTGGAGTGACAGAGTCCGGCGAGAGCGAGAAGGTCTTTCTATTGATTGAGAGTGGCGTCAGATTGCATACAACTCAATACGTTCG TGACAAGAGTAATACTCCATCTGGGTTTACCCTAAAATTGAGGAAGCACATACGAACACGAAGGCTCGAGGATGTACGCCAGCTTGGATATGATAGG ATTGTTCTCTTTCAATTTGGGCTCGGTGCGAATGCGTACTATGTTATATTGGAGCTCTATGCCCAAGGAAATGTTATTCTCGCAGATTCAGATTTTATGGTCATGACCCTTCTTCGCTCTCATAG GGATGACGATAAAGGGGTTGCAATCATGTCACGTCATCGTTATCCAGTTGAAATTTGTCGAGTTTTTGAGCGAACAACTGCTGAAAAGTTACAGGAAGCTCTTACGTTGTCTAAGGAACCTGATAACAATGAACCTGTTAAGGATCTTGAAGGTGGAAATATTGTGCCTGATGCACCGAAAGAGAAAAAGGGTAAAAGTAAAGGTGGGAAGCCTGCCGAGTCAAGTAAGAGTACTGGTGATGCTAAAGCCAAACAGGCCACCTTGAAGAATGTTCTTGGGGATGCGTTGGGATATGGGCCTGCTCTGTCTGAGCATATTATATTGGAAGCTGGCCTCATTCCAAACACAAAAGTTTCTAAAGAGAACAAGTTAGATGATAATGCAATTCAGCTATTGGTTGAAGCTGTTGCGAAGTTTGAGGATTGGCTGCATGATGTCATTTCAGGTGATAAAATTCCTGAAGGATACATTTTAATGCAGAAGAATTCAGGAAAAAGTGGCCCCCCATCTGAACCAGGAAGTTCTGTCCAG ATATATGATGAATTCTGCCCCATATTATTGAACCAATTCAAATCGAGGGAGCATGTAGAGTTCGAAACATTTGATGCTTCTTTGGATGAGTTCTATAGCAAAATTGAGAGTCAAAGGGCAGAACAACAGCAAAAGGCAAAAGAGAGCTCCGCCACCCAGAAGCTTAATAAAATACGTGTTGACCAG GAAAATCGTGTTCACATGCTAAGGAAAGAAGTTGATCAGTGTGTTAAAATGGCGGAATTGATAGAATATAACTTAGATGATGTGGATGCTGCTATAGTTGCTGTTCGTGTAGCTTTAGCAAAGGGCACAAGTTGGGAGGATATTGCTCGAATGGTgaaggaggagaagaaatatGGAAACCCTGTTGCTAGCCTCATTGACAAGCTTCAGCTTGAAAAGAATTGTATGACATTGCTGCTGAGCAACAATCTTGATGAAATGGATGATGATGAGAAGACTCTCCCAGCAGATAAG GTGGAAGTTGATTTAGTACTTTCAGCACATGCCAATGCTCGGAGGTGGTATGAACTGAAGAAAAAACAGGAGAGTAAACAGGAGAAGACTGTAACAGCACATGAAAAGGCATTTAAGGCGGCCGAGAAAAAGACTCGTCTCCAGCTGTCACAG GAAAAAGCTGTTGCTAGCATTTCACATATGCGCAAGGTTCACTGGTTTGAGAAATTTAACTGGTTCATCAGCAGTGAGAACTACTTGATTATCAGTGGACGTGATGCTCAACAAAATGAGATGATAGTCAAGCGCTATATGTCAAAAGGAGATCT GTATGTCCATGCGGAGTTGCATGGGGCTTCTAGCACCGTGATAAAGAACCATAGGCCTGACCAACCAGTGCCTCCACTTACATTAAACCAAGCAGGATGCTTCACA GTTTGCCACAGTGCAGCATGGGATTCAAAGATTGTCACTAGTGCTTGGTGGGTTCATCCTCACCAGGTCAGTAAAACTGCTCCTACAGGGGAGTATCTGACAGTTGGAAGTTTTATGATTCGTGGGAAGAAGAATTTTCTTCCTCCACACCCTCTCATTATGGGCTTTGGGTTGTTATTTCGCTTGGACGAAAGCTCCTTGGGCTCCCATCTGAATGAGAGGAGGGTAAGAGGTGAGGAGGAGGGGACGGATGATGTAGATGAAATTGGACCTCTAGAAGAGGTATCTGATTCTGAGTCAGAGAATAAAACTGCAGAGGAAAAACTTGCAGAAGAATCAAAAACCGCTCCTGATTCATCTATACATATCACTAAACCAGATCTGAAAGACCCATCTGAGAACGGCTTACTTAGAAGCAATGCTGAAACAAAAGACTCACATGAAATTTCCATGAAGGACAGGAAGGCCTTGAGTGATGCTGATATTTCTGTAAATGGTGTTTCATCTGTCACCCCCGAACTTGAGGATCTCATTGATAGAGCTCTTGGGCTTGGATCTACAGCTATGTCTgctaaaaaatatcaaattgacACTTCTCCAGTTGGTTTGGTAGCGGAACCTAATGTTGAAGAGAATAAGGCTACAGGAAGAGATAAACCTCATATTTCAAAAGCTGAAAGAAGAAAGCTCAAGAAAGGCCAGACTGGTTGTGCTCATGAAGAACAAGCTGAGgtgcaaaatgaaaaattaaaacatgatAGTTCAGTCAGTCAGCCTGAAAAGGAAGTTCACGAGAAGAAGCCCAGTGGTGGAAAAACCAGCCAATCGAAACTACACAATGTTTCTTTCAGCCAGACTGAAAAGGAAGTTCATGATAAGAAGCCAAGTAGTGGAAAAGCCAGCCGTGGACAAAAGGGTAAACTCAAGAAGATGAAAGAGAAGTATGCTGATCAGGATGAGGAAGAAAGAAGGATCCGTATGGCTTTACTAGCT tcTGCTGGAAGAGTAAAGAAGAATGGAGAGTCCCAAAATGAAACTTCAGCTCCAGCGGAAGATAAGAAACCAA GTCCTGAAGATGCTCCAAAAATATGTTATAGATGTAAAAAGGTAGGTCATCTGTCCCGGGATTGTCCAGAACATCAAGATGGTACATTACATAGTCATGCAAATGGCGGAGTTGAAGATGACCCTCCTGTGGATTTGGATAAATCTACTTCTGAAGTGGACAAGGTGACAATGGAGGAGGATGATATTAATGAGATAGGTgaagaagagaaggaaaaattaaatgatgttGATTACTTGACTGGCAATCCACTGTCCAGTGATATTCTCTTATATGCGGTACCTGTCTGTGGTCCTTATAGCTCAGTCCAGTCTTACAAATATCATGTGAAGATAGTTCCTGGCTCTGTGAAGAGAGGGAAAG CTGCAAAAACTGCCATGAATCTGTTTAGCCACAGGCCGGAAGCAACggttagagagaaagagttgaTGAAAGCGTGTACTGATCCTGAACTGGTCGCTGCCATTATCAGCAATGTGAAGATAACATCTGCAGGCCTTTCTCAGTTGAAGCAGAAGCAAAAGAAAGTCAAGAAGAGCAGCAGCAAAGCTAAGTAG
- the LOC103403498 gene encoding uncharacterized protein isoform X2 — protein MVKVRMNTADVAAEVKCLRRLIGMRCSNVYDISPKTYMFKLMNSSGVTESGESEKVFLLIESGVRLHTTQYVRDKSNTPSGFTLKLRKHIRTRRLEDVRQLGYDRIVLFQFGLGANAYYVILELYAQGNVILADSDFMVMTLLRSHRDDDKGVAIMSRHRYPVEICRVFERTTAEKLQEALTLSKEPDNNEPVKDLEGGNIVPDAPKEKKGKSKGGKPAESSKSTGDAKAKQATLKNVLGDALGYGPALSEHIILEAGLIPNTKVSKENKLDDNAIQLLVEAVAKFEDWLHDVISGDKIPEGYILMQKNSGKSGPPSEPGSSVQIYDEFCPILLNQFKSREHVEFETFDASLDEFYSKIESQRAEQQQKAKESSATQKLNKIRVDQENRVHMLRKEVDQCVKMAELIEYNLDDVDAAIVAVRVALAKGTSWEDIARMVKEEKKYGNPVASLIDKLQLEKNCMTLLLSNNLDEMDDDEKTLPADKVEVDLVLSAHANARRWYELKKKQESKQEKTVTAHEKAFKAAEKKTRLQLSQEKAVASISHMRKVHWFEKFNWFISSENYLIISGRDAQQNEMIVKRYMSKGDLYVHAELHGASSTVIKNHRPDQPVPPLTLNQAGCFTVCHSAAWDSKIVTSAWWVHPHQVSKTAPTGEYLTVGSFMIRGKKNFLPPHPLIMGFGLLFRLDESSLGSHLNERRVRGEEEGTDDVDEIGPLEEVSDSESENKTAEEKLAEESKTAPDSSIHITKPDLKDPSENGLLRSNAETKDSHEISMKDRKALSDADISVNGVSSVTPELEDLIDRALGLGSTAMSAKKYQIDTSPVGLVAEPNVEENKATGRDKPHISKAERRKLKKGQTGCAHEEQAEVQNEKLKHDSSVSQPEKEVHEKKPSGGKTSQSKLHNVSFSQTEKEVHDKKPSSGKASRGQKGKLKKMKEKYADQDEEERRIRMALLASAGRVKKNGESQNETSAPAEDKKPTGPEDAPKICYRCKKVGHLSRDCPEHQDGTLHSHANGGVEDDPPVDLDKSTSEVDKVTMEEDDINEIGEEEKEKLNDVDYLTGNPLSSDILLYAVPVCGPYSSVQSYKYHVKIVPGSVKRGKAAKTAMNLFSHRPEATVREKELMKACTDPELVAAIISNVKITSAGLSQLKQKQKKVKKSSSKAK, from the exons ATGGTGAAGGTCCGGATGAACACCGCCGATGTCGCCGCCGAGGTCAAGTGCTTGCGGCGGCTCATCGGCATGCGCTGCTCCAACGTGTACGATATCTCCCCCAAG ACGTATATGTTCAAGCTTATGAACAGCAGTGGAGTGACAGAGTCCGGCGAGAGCGAGAAGGTCTTTCTATTGATTGAGAGTGGCGTCAGATTGCATACAACTCAATACGTTCG TGACAAGAGTAATACTCCATCTGGGTTTACCCTAAAATTGAGGAAGCACATACGAACACGAAGGCTCGAGGATGTACGCCAGCTTGGATATGATAGG ATTGTTCTCTTTCAATTTGGGCTCGGTGCGAATGCGTACTATGTTATATTGGAGCTCTATGCCCAAGGAAATGTTATTCTCGCAGATTCAGATTTTATGGTCATGACCCTTCTTCGCTCTCATAG GGATGACGATAAAGGGGTTGCAATCATGTCACGTCATCGTTATCCAGTTGAAATTTGTCGAGTTTTTGAGCGAACAACTGCTGAAAAGTTACAGGAAGCTCTTACGTTGTCTAAGGAACCTGATAACAATGAACCTGTTAAGGATCTTGAAGGTGGAAATATTGTGCCTGATGCACCGAAAGAGAAAAAGGGTAAAAGTAAAGGTGGGAAGCCTGCCGAGTCAAGTAAGAGTACTGGTGATGCTAAAGCCAAACAGGCCACCTTGAAGAATGTTCTTGGGGATGCGTTGGGATATGGGCCTGCTCTGTCTGAGCATATTATATTGGAAGCTGGCCTCATTCCAAACACAAAAGTTTCTAAAGAGAACAAGTTAGATGATAATGCAATTCAGCTATTGGTTGAAGCTGTTGCGAAGTTTGAGGATTGGCTGCATGATGTCATTTCAGGTGATAAAATTCCTGAAGGATACATTTTAATGCAGAAGAATTCAGGAAAAAGTGGCCCCCCATCTGAACCAGGAAGTTCTGTCCAG ATATATGATGAATTCTGCCCCATATTATTGAACCAATTCAAATCGAGGGAGCATGTAGAGTTCGAAACATTTGATGCTTCTTTGGATGAGTTCTATAGCAAAATTGAGAGTCAAAGGGCAGAACAACAGCAAAAGGCAAAAGAGAGCTCCGCCACCCAGAAGCTTAATAAAATACGTGTTGACCAG GAAAATCGTGTTCACATGCTAAGGAAAGAAGTTGATCAGTGTGTTAAAATGGCGGAATTGATAGAATATAACTTAGATGATGTGGATGCTGCTATAGTTGCTGTTCGTGTAGCTTTAGCAAAGGGCACAAGTTGGGAGGATATTGCTCGAATGGTgaaggaggagaagaaatatGGAAACCCTGTTGCTAGCCTCATTGACAAGCTTCAGCTTGAAAAGAATTGTATGACATTGCTGCTGAGCAACAATCTTGATGAAATGGATGATGATGAGAAGACTCTCCCAGCAGATAAG GTGGAAGTTGATTTAGTACTTTCAGCACATGCCAATGCTCGGAGGTGGTATGAACTGAAGAAAAAACAGGAGAGTAAACAGGAGAAGACTGTAACAGCACATGAAAAGGCATTTAAGGCGGCCGAGAAAAAGACTCGTCTCCAGCTGTCACAG GAAAAAGCTGTTGCTAGCATTTCACATATGCGCAAGGTTCACTGGTTTGAGAAATTTAACTGGTTCATCAGCAGTGAGAACTACTTGATTATCAGTGGACGTGATGCTCAACAAAATGAGATGATAGTCAAGCGCTATATGTCAAAAGGAGATCT GTATGTCCATGCGGAGTTGCATGGGGCTTCTAGCACCGTGATAAAGAACCATAGGCCTGACCAACCAGTGCCTCCACTTACATTAAACCAAGCAGGATGCTTCACA GTTTGCCACAGTGCAGCATGGGATTCAAAGATTGTCACTAGTGCTTGGTGGGTTCATCCTCACCAGGTCAGTAAAACTGCTCCTACAGGGGAGTATCTGACAGTTGGAAGTTTTATGATTCGTGGGAAGAAGAATTTTCTTCCTCCACACCCTCTCATTATGGGCTTTGGGTTGTTATTTCGCTTGGACGAAAGCTCCTTGGGCTCCCATCTGAATGAGAGGAGGGTAAGAGGTGAGGAGGAGGGGACGGATGATGTAGATGAAATTGGACCTCTAGAAGAGGTATCTGATTCTGAGTCAGAGAATAAAACTGCAGAGGAAAAACTTGCAGAAGAATCAAAAACCGCTCCTGATTCATCTATACATATCACTAAACCAGATCTGAAAGACCCATCTGAGAACGGCTTACTTAGAAGCAATGCTGAAACAAAAGACTCACATGAAATTTCCATGAAGGACAGGAAGGCCTTGAGTGATGCTGATATTTCTGTAAATGGTGTTTCATCTGTCACCCCCGAACTTGAGGATCTCATTGATAGAGCTCTTGGGCTTGGATCTACAGCTATGTCTgctaaaaaatatcaaattgacACTTCTCCAGTTGGTTTGGTAGCGGAACCTAATGTTGAAGAGAATAAGGCTACAGGAAGAGATAAACCTCATATTTCAAAAGCTGAAAGAAGAAAGCTCAAGAAAGGCCAGACTGGTTGTGCTCATGAAGAACAAGCTGAGgtgcaaaatgaaaaattaaaacatgatAGTTCAGTCAGTCAGCCTGAAAAGGAAGTTCACGAGAAGAAGCCCAGTGGTGGAAAAACCAGCCAATCGAAACTACACAATGTTTCTTTCAGCCAGACTGAAAAGGAAGTTCATGATAAGAAGCCAAGTAGTGGAAAAGCCAGCCGTGGACAAAAGGGTAAACTCAAGAAGATGAAAGAGAAGTATGCTGATCAGGATGAGGAAGAAAGAAGGATCCGTATGGCTTTACTAGCT tcTGCTGGAAGAGTAAAGAAGAATGGAGAGTCCCAAAATGAAACTTCAGCTCCAGCGGAAGATAAGAAACCAA CAGGTCCTGAAGATGCTCCAAAAATATGTTATAGATGTAAAAAGGTAGGTCATCTGTCCCGGGATTGTCCAGAACATCAAGATGGTACATTACATAGTCATGCAAATGGCGGAGTTGAAGATGACCCTCCTGTGGATTTGGATAAATCTACTTCTGAAGTGGACAAGGTGACAATGGAGGAGGATGATATTAATGAGATAGGTgaagaagagaaggaaaaattaaatgatgttGATTACTTGACTGGCAATCCACTGTCCAGTGATATTCTCTTATATGCGGTACCTGTCTGTGGTCCTTATAGCTCAGTCCAGTCTTACAAATATCATGTGAAGATAGTTCCTGGCTCTGTGAAGAGAGGGAAAG CTGCAAAAACTGCCATGAATCTGTTTAGCCACAGGCCGGAAGCAACggttagagagaaagagttgaTGAAAGCGTGTACTGATCCTGAACTGGTCGCTGCCATTATCAGCAATGTGAAGATAACATCTGCAGGCCTTTCTCAGTTGAAGCAGAAGCAAAAGAAAGTCAAGAAGAGCAGCAGCAAAGCTAAGTAG
- the LOC103416711 gene encoding E3 ubiquitin-protein ligase UPL6-like isoform X2: MVKVRMNTVGVAAEIKCLRRLIGMRCSNVYDLSPKRYKGDISELELYFVIVNNEYGEQTEEELLPGGKNLRVTNENVITFIHLVANHRLNFQIRQQSSHFLRGFQQLIPKDWIDMFNEHELQLLISGSLDSLDVDDLRMHTNYVGGYHSEHYVIDMFWDVLKSFSLENQKKFLKFVTGCSRGPLLGFKYLEPLFCIQRAGNGAEGALDRLPTAATCMNLLKLPPYRRWRL, from the exons ATGGTGAAGGTCCGGATGAACACCGTCGGTGTCGCCGCCGAGATCAAGTGCTTGCGGCGGCTCATCGGCATGCGCTGCTCCAACGTCTACGATCTCTCCCCAAAG CGTTATAAAGGTGATATATCAGAATTAGAATTGTACTTTGTCATTGTAAATAATGAATATGGAGAGCAAACAGAAGAGGAGCTGCTTCCCGGGGGAAAAAACCTACGTGTCACTAATGAGAATGTCATTACCTTTATTCATCTTGTTGCCAACCATCGTTTGAACTTTCAG ATACGTCAACAAAGTTCACATTTCTTAAGGGGGTTTCAGCAGCTTATACCGAAAGATTGGATAGATATGTTTAATGAGCATGAACTTCAG CTTCTGATATCAGGTTCACTTGACAGCTTGGATGTCGATGACCTACGGATGCACACAAACTATGTGGGTGGCTATCATAGT GAGCATTATGTCATTGACATGTTCTGGGATGTTCTGAAAAGTTTTTCATTGGAAAATCAGAAGAAATTTCTAAA ATTTGTGACCGGGTGCTCTCGAGGACCTCTGCTTGGATTCAAATACTTGGAACCATTATTTTGCATACAGAG GGCTGGCAATGGAGCTGAAGGCGCTCTTGACCGATTACCAACGGCAGCCACTTGTATGAATCTCCTAAAGCTTCCACCATATAGAAG ATGGCGGCTTTGA
- the LOC103416711 gene encoding E3 ubiquitin-protein ligase UPL6-like isoform X1, which translates to MVKVRMNTVGVAAEIKCLRRLIGMRCSNVYDLSPKRYKGDISELELYFVIVNNEYGEQTEEELLPGGKNLRVTNENVITFIHLVANHRLNFQIRQQSSHFLRGFQQLIPKDWIDMFNEHELQLLISGSLDSLDVDDLRMHTNYVGGYHSEHYVIDMFWDVLKSFSLENQKKFLKFVTGCSRGPLLGFKYLEPLFCIQRAGNGAEGALDRLPTAATCMNLLKLPPYRRSNWNQN; encoded by the exons ATGGTGAAGGTCCGGATGAACACCGTCGGTGTCGCCGCCGAGATCAAGTGCTTGCGGCGGCTCATCGGCATGCGCTGCTCCAACGTCTACGATCTCTCCCCAAAG CGTTATAAAGGTGATATATCAGAATTAGAATTGTACTTTGTCATTGTAAATAATGAATATGGAGAGCAAACAGAAGAGGAGCTGCTTCCCGGGGGAAAAAACCTACGTGTCACTAATGAGAATGTCATTACCTTTATTCATCTTGTTGCCAACCATCGTTTGAACTTTCAG ATACGTCAACAAAGTTCACATTTCTTAAGGGGGTTTCAGCAGCTTATACCGAAAGATTGGATAGATATGTTTAATGAGCATGAACTTCAG CTTCTGATATCAGGTTCACTTGACAGCTTGGATGTCGATGACCTACGGATGCACACAAACTATGTGGGTGGCTATCATAGT GAGCATTATGTCATTGACATGTTCTGGGATGTTCTGAAAAGTTTTTCATTGGAAAATCAGAAGAAATTTCTAAA ATTTGTGACCGGGTGCTCTCGAGGACCTCTGCTTGGATTCAAATACTTGGAACCATTATTTTGCATACAGAG GGCTGGCAATGGAGCTGAAGGCGCTCTTGACCGATTACCAACGGCAGCCACTTGTATGAATCTCCTAAAGCTTCCACCATATAGAAG GAGCAACTGGAATCAAAATTGA